One genomic segment of Osmia bicornis bicornis chromosome 16, iOsmBic2.1, whole genome shotgun sequence includes these proteins:
- the LOC114876638 gene encoding cyclin-G-associated kinase, whose amino-acid sequence MSDYLRSALGYLNGATNTNEYVGQVLEINNVKLRVNRLLAEGGWALVFAVEDINTGKEYALKRLIAVDEEANKSIVQEIETLKRLSGHPNVIQYLYAQRLEREDRKGYEYLLVTELCPGGTVADILRSLSTNTLTLAQICKVAYQATRAVHHMHSQQPEPFVHRDIKLENFLIGTDGLVKLCDFGSTSTQQILPNPSWNAQRRATLEDQMAKYTTPMYRAPEMMDTWNNEPIGPPVDCWSLGCILYSLITLRHPFPEGNKLAIVNGKYSPLPANPRLACLHDIVKGCLDVSPVRRLTTSMILERLAAIAESNNFDPREPPKIEVPAKTPPPPRPVPPPSTPAPPPRPSPPVNVPPPRPAPVQTAVAKVPVAQSTGLFSSLKGGAGSILRNLKDTSSKVMHTVQQSMARTELDASYLTSRILIMPYPVDGIESAYRANHVEDVRAFLQARHPPPARIQLYNLSRGRPNVTRLPGRHIDCSFAYATSDSNAPLLSALYQICQDIYRYLNADFNHVVVLYCTDGYRASATVACTLLIYARALTTPEETISLFTTRRCQPPQLQPSELRSINYMSLLSSGVQPHTKPLALRSLVIQPVPLFTRAKDGSRPYIDIYSNGALVFSTKRPEYEDMRLFGMMEGKVSLALGNATVRGDVTVVIFHARQQLGRIIGIKIASVHFHTGYIPLTENTLTFKKKDLDDAPEIGGKFHVLLNIMVAEENSKLARVPAPWEAEVTTSLIPDALFGSTLEMEETLENFRTAQPEEIQKEVSSAPLTEEPSNVSVQEEEAEPMENVEEEMKEEAVPQEADLLNLGMPDTSTLNSPQPPVNPGLDIFSSSSQNESDLLGGFGVFAQEETKSTVPKISDPAQNDLLFGQHNQPTKNDNTNNNLNMFFEQNQSNSKQQVNDLLFDPLGGNSANNFLGGMPSSKSSTVKSSTTEESFPRNSSVPNFAAQSKDPFANLASSLGAGLTSSWNGTPRNSNTPQSASPAPASTPIHSSPNTHRSNVASGENNMADTGASSNKSTKGDAFEDLLGSQGYNFFSSRKAEKDSPKTINQMRKVEAAKTMDPDRLKIAEWTEGKKGNLRALLCSMHTVLWPEADRWQRCEMHQLVSAADVKKAYRKACLAVHPDKQAGTANENIAKLIFMELNNAWSTFENDASQQNLFS is encoded by the exons atgtCGGATTACTTAAGATCTGCTCTTGGATACTTGAACGGAGCCACAAATACGAACGAATACGTTGGACAAGTACTGGAAATCAACAATGTGAAATTACGTGTGAACAGGCTACTTGCCGAGG GTGGCTGGGCATTAGTATTCGCGGTGGAAGATATTAATACAGGAAAGGAATACGCTCTTAAG AGACTCATCGCTGTGGATGAAGAGGCTAACAAAAGTATTGTACAGGAAATAGAAACTTTGAAAAGGCTATCCGGTCATCCGAATGTAATTCAGTATCTGTACGCACAGCGGTTGGAGCGGGAGGATCGCAAAGGATACGAGTATTTATTAGTAACCGAATTATGTCCTGGTGGGACGGTAGCTGATATACTTAGGAGTTTATCAACGAATACCTTAACTCTTGCCCAAATATGTAAAGTAGCCTATCAGGCGACCAGAGCTGTGCATCACATGCACAGCCAACAGCCTGAACCGTTCGTTCATAGGGATATAAAGCTAGAAAATTTCTTAATCGGTACCGATGGTTTAGTGAAACTCTGCGATTTCGGTAGCACGTCGACCCAGCAGATTTTACCGAATCCATCGTGGAACGCTCAGAGGCGAGCCACGTTAGAGGATCAAATGGCAAAGTACACAACGCCCATGTATCGTGCACCGGAAATGATGGATACATGGAACAACGAGCCTATCGGTCCACCGGTTGACTGTTGGTCACTCGGTTGTATACTCTATTCGTTGATAACGTTGAGGCATCCGTTTCCCGAAG GTAATAAACTTGCTATCGTTAACGGCAAGTATTCACCGCTTCCTGCTAATCCTCGTCTAGCCTGTCTCCATGACATAGTGAAAGGTTGTTTAGATGTATCGCCTGTACGAAGGCTGACGACATCGATGATACTGGAACGTCTCGCGGCGATAGCAGAGTCGAACAACTTTGATCCCAGAGAACCCCCGAAGATAGAAGTTCCAGCGAAGACTCCGCCACCTCCTAGACCCGTACCGCCCCCGAGTACGCCTGCTCCTCCCCCGAGGCCGTCACCGCCGGTGAACGTGCCACCACCGAGGCCTGCGCCGGTTCAAACCGCCGTCGCCAAGGTCCCTGTAGCTCAATCGACTGGCCTATTTAGTTCGTTAAAAGGCGGTGCTGGTAGTATTCTACGCAACTTAAAAGATACCTCGAGCAAAGTGATGCACACGGTGCAACAAAGCATGGCCAGGACTGAACTGGACGCAAGTTACTTAACGTCTCGTATCTTAATAATGCCGTATCCAGTGGACGGTATAGAGTCCGCCTATCGAGCAAATCACGTGGAGGACGTCAGGGCTTTCCTTCAGGCACGACATCCGCCACCGGCTCGCATACAGTTGTACAATCTGTCCCGCGGACGACCGAACGTAACCAGACTTCCTGGTAGGCACATCGATTGTTCCTTCGCCTATGCCACGTCGGACTCGAACGCCCCGCTGTTGTCCGCGTTGTACCAAATTTGTCAGGATATTTATAGGTACCTGAACGCCGACTTCAATCACGTTGTAGTGTTATATTGCACC GATGGATACCGAGCGAGTGCCACGGTCGCCTGTACCTTACTCATCTATGCCAGAGCGTTGACCACCCCCGAAGAGACGATATCGTTGTTCACGACCAGGCGTTGTCAGCCGCCTCAGCTGCAGCCATCGGAACTACGCAGTATTAATTACATGAGCTTATTAAGTAGCGGTGTACAGCCTCACACGAAACCGTTAGCCCTTCGCTCGTTGGTGATACAACCGGTACCGTTGTTCACCAGAGCGAAGGATGGTTCCCGGCCGTACATAGATATCTACAGCAACGGTGCGTTAGTTTTCTCTACGAAACGGCCCGAGTACGAGGATATGCGGCTATTCGGGATGATGGAAGGGAAAGTTTCATTGGCCCTGGGAAACGCTACGGTCCGCGGCGACGTAACCGTTGTAATATTCCACGCCCGACAGCAGCTCGGTCGTATAATAGGAATTAAAATCGCGTCCGTTCACTTTCACACGGGTTACATACCTTTGACTGAGAACACTTTAACGTTTAAGAAGAAGGATCTAGACGACGCCCCTGAAATCGGAGGAAAGTTCCACGTTCTTCTGAATATTATGGTCGCCGAGGAAAATTCGAAACTGGCCAGAGTACCGGCACCATGGGAGGCAGAAGTGACCACGAGTTTGATACCGGACGCGCTATTCGGGTCCACTTTAGAAATGGAAGAAACGTTAGAGAACTTTAGAACTGCTCAACCGGAGGAG ATTCAGAAAGAAGTGTCGTCTGCGCCGTTAACCGAAGAGCCGAGCAACGTTAGCGTGCAAGAAGAGGAAGCCGAACCGATGGAAAATGTAGAGGAAGAAATGAAGGAAGAGGCTGTACCGCAAGAAGCCGATCTACTGAATCTAGGAATGCCGGATACCAGTACCTTAAATTCTCCACAGCCTCCAGTGAACCCTGGATTAGATATATTTTCTAGCTCTAGTCAAAACGAAAGTGATCTCTTAGGAGGTTTTGGTGTTTTTGCTCAGGAAGAAACTAAAAGCACCGTGCCGAAGATTAGCGATCCTGCCCAGAATGATTTACTCTTTGGACAACACAATCAGCCTACGAAAAATGATAATACTAACAATAACTTAAACATGTTCTTCGAACAGAATCAATCCAATAGCAAACAGCAAGTGAACGATTTATTATTCGATCCTCTcggaggaaactctgcgaacAATTTCCTAGGTGGTATGCCAAGCTCTAAATCGAGTACCGTGAAATCTTCAACCACCGAGGAGAGCTTCCCCCGTAACTCGAGCGTTCCAAACTTTGCCGCGCAGAGCAAGGACCCGTTCGCTAATCTTGCCAGTTCTTTAGGGGCCGGTTTAACGTCCAGTTGGAACGGAACGCCGAGGAACTCGAATACTCCCCAATCGGCTAGCCCCGCTCCGGCTAGTACGCCGATTCATTCCAGTCCTAATACGCACAGGTCGAACGTAGCCAGCGGTGAGAACAATATGGCGGATACCGGTGCTTCTAGCAATAAATCAACCAAAGGCGATGCCTTCGAGGATTTACTCGGTAGTCAAGGATACAACTTCTTTAGTTCAAGGAAAGCGGAGAAAGACAGTCCGAAGACGATAAATCAAATGAGAAAAGTCGAGGCTGCTAAGACTATGGATCCAGATAGGTTGAAGATTGCCGAGTGGACGGAGGGGAAGAAGGGAAATCTTCGCGCTCTTCTTTGCTCGATGCATACTGTTTTGTGGCCGGAGGCGGACAGGTGGCAACGATGCGAGATGCATCAATTAGTTTCAGCTGCGGATGTTAAGAAAGCGTATAGAAAAGCTTGCTTGGCTGTGCATCCGGACAAG CAAGCAGGGACGGCCAATGAGAATATAgcaaaattgatttttatggAACTGAACAATGCCTGGAGTACATTTGAGAACGATGCATCGCAACAAAACTTATTTAGTTAA